A single region of the Methanolacinia paynteri genome encodes:
- a CDS encoding TrmB family transcriptional regulator, producing the protein MLETTIETLKKLGFTEYEAKAYISLVGFGMATAREIQETSGVPQGRIYSVLRSLSNKNFIEVQEGNPSYFYAENPGTILNKLKTEINESINESIEYLSNLHLNSKPPSPIWVIHSEWGIKNRIKTLIQGADKEIIIIVEDYSLFEWILPELKKLKKRVNVEIYAKSKADFAGTNLRVTEFSEKMEKMYSMMEKVASVEKEKYDHPEPKINMIIDDSTGFFIGKIQGQVEGVVIQVPHFVYAIKTFMKMLEEE; encoded by the coding sequence ATGTTAGAAACTACCATTGAGACTCTTAAAAAACTTGGATTTACCGAGTATGAGGCAAAGGCATACATATCACTCGTCGGATTCGGAATGGCAACCGCACGTGAAATTCAGGAAACCAGCGGTGTTCCCCAGGGAAGGATTTACTCGGTATTAAGAAGTCTTTCAAACAAAAATTTCATAGAGGTCCAGGAAGGAAATCCCTCATATTTCTATGCTGAAAATCCCGGTACAATACTCAACAAACTAAAGACGGAGATAAATGAATCAATAAACGAGTCAATAGAATACCTTTCAAATCTTCATCTCAACTCAAAACCGCCTTCACCAATATGGGTAATTCACTCTGAATGGGGTATTAAAAACAGAATAAAGACACTTATTCAGGGCGCAGACAAAGAGATCATTATTATTGTTGAGGATTATTCACTTTTCGAATGGATACTACCAGAGTTAAAAAAACTAAAAAAAAGGGTGAATGTTGAAATATATGCCAAAAGCAAAGCGGATTTTGCAGGAACAAATTTGAGGGTGACGGAATTTTCAGAAAAAATGGAAAAAATGTACTCTATGATGGAGAAGGTAGCTTCTGTGGAAAAAGAAAAATATGATCACCCGGAGCCCAAGATAAATATGATAATAGACGATTCAACGGGTTTTTTTATAGGAAAAATACAGGGACAGGTTGAAGGAGTAGTCATACAGGTGCCGCATTTCGTATACGCAATAAAGACCTTTATGAAAATGCTTGAAGAAGAAT